The following proteins are co-located in the Microvirga ossetica genome:
- a CDS encoding ABC transporter substrate-binding protein has protein sequence MNALSWNALSRRSIVAAALLLGTAPALAQPVPTRPVTLELFGLASHNWQLVIDRFQAQYPNIKIKFTKFSTDEMKQALRVGASSGKLPDLWWNWGGSLASPYNRAGYALKITPEMQKEYGIDQNVTPASLDITRDGADLYGIPNKIGPFGFIYKKALFAKYNIKEPTTFQELEKAAETLKANGVTPFSIGGKFSWMTMRFFDFFLEHYAGPAGHDALLNTETPWTSDPVVKSFAKLKEWSDKGYFPKGFLNIDPSTNLPLLYNDQAAIVFDTPSLETSRIIRENMSPADYGTFPLPTDHKPLRAPGSPSQFQVNAKTPEETRQAALLFVSFAARPEIAPVTAEAVGYPSATKGILPPENLPIQRKWAEWTQGEVGFYKLTDQGLPQDVVASYFEAQDSVILGAMKPEEAAEQVQEAITRFKKRNN, from the coding sequence ATGAACGCCTTATCTTGGAACGCCTTGTCTCGCCGATCGATCGTTGCCGCGGCTCTTTTGCTTGGCACTGCGCCGGCTTTGGCTCAGCCCGTACCCACCCGTCCCGTTACCCTCGAACTATTCGGCCTGGCGTCGCACAACTGGCAACTGGTCATCGACCGCTTTCAAGCCCAGTACCCGAACATCAAAATCAAGTTCACGAAGTTCAGCACTGACGAGATGAAGCAGGCGCTTCGCGTGGGCGCATCCTCAGGCAAGCTTCCTGATCTCTGGTGGAACTGGGGCGGGTCGCTTGCTTCGCCGTACAACCGTGCCGGCTACGCGCTCAAAATCACGCCGGAGATGCAAAAAGAGTACGGCATCGACCAGAATGTGACGCCCGCATCGCTCGACATTACGCGGGATGGCGCTGATCTTTACGGTATTCCCAACAAGATCGGCCCATTTGGTTTCATCTACAAGAAGGCACTTTTCGCAAAGTACAACATCAAGGAGCCGACCACATTCCAAGAGCTCGAGAAGGCCGCCGAAACCCTTAAGGCGAATGGCGTTACGCCCTTCTCGATCGGAGGCAAGTTCAGCTGGATGACCATGCGGTTCTTCGACTTCTTCCTCGAGCACTATGCAGGTCCGGCTGGTCACGACGCATTGCTTAACACAGAAACGCCGTGGACATCCGATCCAGTGGTCAAGTCATTCGCGAAATTGAAGGAATGGTCCGACAAGGGGTATTTCCCAAAGGGCTTCCTCAACATCGATCCGAGCACCAATCTTCCTCTGCTCTACAACGATCAGGCGGCGATCGTCTTCGATACCCCGTCGCTGGAAACCAGCCGCATCATTCGGGAGAACATGTCGCCGGCTGATTATGGTACATTCCCACTTCCGACGGATCACAAGCCATTGCGTGCGCCAGGATCCCCGTCCCAGTTCCAGGTCAACGCCAAGACGCCGGAGGAAACGAGGCAGGCGGCACTGCTCTTTGTGAGCTTCGCGGCGCGTCCGGAAATCGCTCCGGTGACGGCGGAAGCAGTCGGCTATCCCAGCGCGACAAAAGGCATTCTGCCCCCTGAAAACCTCCCGATCCAGCGGAAGTGGGCCGAGTGGACGCAAGGTGAGGTCGGCTTCTACAAGCTGACGGATCAGGGGCTTCCTCAAGACGTGGTGGCATCGTACTTCGAGGCACAAGACTCGGTCATCCTTGGGGCTATGAAACCTGAAGAGGCGGCCGAGCAGGTTCAGGAAGCCATCACGCGTTTCAAGAAGCGCAACAACTGA